Genomic DNA from Pseudomonas helmanticensis:
TCTCGCAGCAACTGCGCCGGCCGTGGGAACGCCTGTTCGCCATGCTCGAAGCGATGCCGCGCGATGACGTCGCGCTGCTGAGCCTGACCCCGGACGCGCGCAAAGGCCAAGTGCGGATCAGCGCTGAAGCGCGCGATCTGCAAGCGATGCTCGATTTTCACAAACGTCTGGAAGCCAGCGACGAGCTGTCCGACGTGTCGCTGCTCAGCCACGAAATCGTCGTCAAATCGCCGGAGCAACCGGTGCAATTCAACCTGTCGGCGACCTGGGAGATGGGCGATGCGAATCCCTAGACTGATCGTCCACGAATACTTGCAAGGCCTCGGCATTCCGGGCCTGGCCGGGCTGGCACTGCTGCTGATCGCCGTGGCTTGGGCGCTTGGCGGTTTGCTGCCGGGCTGGCAATCGTTG
This window encodes:
- a CDS encoding PilN domain-containing protein, whose translation is MRALNLDFQPRPRSGPLGWSLLGGGVLLALLCFGVQQHLDAHTEQQQGHLQTTQRQLTGDSGAKSTLSPAETREQAANLAEMRKVSQQLRRPWERLFAMLEAMPRDDVALLSLTPDARKGQVRISAEARDLQAMLDFHKRLEASDELSDVSLLSHEIVVKSPEQPVQFNLSATWEMGDANP